The proteins below come from a single Ictalurus punctatus breed USDA103 chromosome 24, Coco_2.0, whole genome shotgun sequence genomic window:
- the dnmt1 gene encoding DNA (cytosine-5)-methyltransferase 1 has product MPTRTLLCLPEDVKERLQALDKGDDCLSDEDCVKEKLRLLQDFLRDDTQDQLKNLELKLKNSEVTTEVYTSEVKAVLKKALGLGKEGRSDGAEQNGHSNGFSENGSHKDNCENEAAMETREEAEPIKSPSTSKGRGGRRSKADSEPKKSPASSRVTRNSGKQQTILSMFSRVPKRKSDEVNGEATNGDTDVNTEEADVEETREEKRLKTEEDEEKPTTENSNAEKTKPVNTVKTPPPKCPDCRQYLDDSDLKFFQGDPDDALDEPEMLTDERLSLFDSNEDGFESYDDLPQHKITNFSVYDKRGHLCPFDSGLIEKNVELYFSCSVKPIYDDNPCMDGGVPAKKLGPINAWWITGFDGGEKALIGFTTAFADYILMEPSEEYSLIFALMQEKIYMSKIVVEFLQKNPDATYEDLLNKIETTVPPAGLNFNRFTEDTLLRHAQFVVEQVESYDEAGDSDEQPIIVTPCMRDLIKLAGVTLGKRRAARRQAIRHPTKIEKDFKGPTKATTTKLVYQIFDTFFEEQIDQNNKDGGAKRQRCGVCEVCQAPDCGKCSSCKDMIKFGGSGRSKQACQKRRCPNMAVKEAEDDENIDEEEVLPLLKDAPKKMSQAKKKQTKNKIAWVGDPIRTEGKRDYYMKVRVENEVLEVGDCVSVSPDDPSHALYLARITALWEESEMMFHAHWFCRGTDTVLGESSDPLELFLVDECEDMQLSFVHGKVNVLYKAPSEDWFMEGGLVDDIKVIEDDGKSFFYQLWYDGDFARFETPPKVIPEEDSKYKFCASCTRNIEQQERETPCVFDPLEDEESDTKILYSLACLKGEQYRVGDSVYLPPEAFNFGVKAASPVKRPHRKEDVDEDLYPEYYRKSSDYIKGSNLDAPEPFRIGRIKEIYCTKRSNGKSADASDVKLRVYKFYRPENTHKGPKAGYHTDINQLYWSDEEVSVNMADVLGRCRVEYGEDLVESVQEYSSGGPDRFYFLEAYSAKSKTFEDPPNHARSVVNKGKGKGKGKGKGKGKASSQDAHEQETPELKASKLRTLDVFSGCGGLSEGFHQAGISETHWAIEMWDPAAQAFRLNNPGTTVFTEDCNVLLKLVMAGEKTNSLGQKLPQKGDVEMLCGGPPCQGFSGMNRFNSRTYSKFKNSLVVSYLSYCDYYRPKFFLLENVRNFVSFKRSMVLKLTLRCLVRMGYQCTFGVLQAGQYGVAQTRRRAIILAAAPGEKLPRYPEPLHVFAPRACSLSVVVDDKKYVSNVTRGNGGIYRTITVRDTMSDLPEIRNGASALEISYNGEPQSWFQRHIRGAQYQPILRDHICKDMSALVEARMRHIPLAPGSDWRDLPNIEVRLRDGTPTKKLRYTHLDKKNGRSGTGALRGVCTCAGGKPCDPADRQFNTLIPWCLPHTGNRHNHWAGLYGRLEWDGFFSTTVTNPEPMGKQGRVLHPEQHRVVSVRECSRSQGFPDTYRFFGNILDKHRQVGNAVPPPLSKAIGLEIKKCVLEKMKENATEPVKPEKMEV; this is encoded by the exons ATGCCTACTCGGACCTTGCTGTGTTTGCCGGAGGATGTGAAGGAACG ACTGCAGGCACTGGATAAAGGTGACGACTGTTTGTCAGATGAG GATTGTGTGAAGGAGAAGCTCCGGTTACTGCAAGACTTTCTGCGTGACGACACTCAGGACCAACTCAAAAACCTTGAGCTCAAGCTGAAAAACTCTGAAGTTACAACA GAGGTGTACACGTCCGAAGTGAAAGCTGTGCTGAAGAAGGCTTTAGGTTTGGGCAAGGAAGGTCGCAGCGATGGGGCGGAGCAGAACGGGCACTCGAATGGCTTCTCTGAAAACGGCTCTCATAAAGATAACTGTGAAAACGAAGCAGCCATGGAAACTCGGGAGGAAGCAGAACCCATTAAATCTCCCAGCACATCAAAGGGCAGGGGTGGCAGACGCAGTAAAGCAGACTCCGAGCCTAAAA AATCTCCTGCAAGCTCAAGGGTCACACGCAACTCCGGAAAACAACAAACAATCCTGTCAATGTTCTCAAGAGT GCCCAAGCGCAAGTCTGATGAGGTGAATGGCGAGGCTACAAATGGTGACACAGATGTTAACACTGAGGAAGCTGATGTCGAGGAG aCCCGTGAAGAAAAGCGCCTTAAAACTGAAGAGGATGAAGAAAA GCCGACCACTGAAAACTCCAATGCAGAGAAGACCAAGCCTGTGAACACAGTCAAG ACACCTCCACCCAAGTGTCCTGACTGCAGGCAGTACCTGGATGACTCTGACCTCAAGTTTTTCCAGGGGGATCCTGATGATGCG CTTGATGAACCGGAGATGTTAACGGATGAGCGTCTTTCGTTGTTCGACTCGAACGAAGATGGGTTTGAAAGTTATGACGACCTGCCTCAACACAAGATTACAAACTTTAG TGTCTATGACAAACGTGGCCACCTGTGTCCTTTTGATTCTGGACTCATTGAGAAGAATGTTGAGTTGTACTTCAGTTGTTCAGTCAAGCCCATCTACGATGACAATCCTTGTATGGATG GTGGCGTACCTGCTAAAAAGCTGGGCCCAATCAATGCCTGGTGGATCACTGGTTTTGATGGAGGAGAGAAAGCTCTGATTGGCTTCACCACAG CGTTTGCCGACTACATCCTAATGGAGCCAAGTGAGGAATACTCTCTGATCTTTGCGCTGATGCAGGAGAAGATCTACATGAGTAAGATTGTGGTTGAGTTTCTTCAGAAGAACCCAGATGCTACATATGAGGACTTGCTCAACAAAATTGAG ACCACAGTCCCACCGGCTGGGCTGAACTTCAATCGCTTCACTGAGGACACTCTCCTGCGCCATGCCCAGTTTGTTGTGGAGCAGGTGGAGAGCTACGATGAGGCCGGAGACTCTGACGAACAGCCCATCATTGTTACCCCGTGCATGAGGGACCTGATCAAACTGGCTGGAGTCACCCTGGGCAAGAG GAGAGCAGCCAGAAGACAAGCTATTCGTCATCCTACAAAGATCGAGAAGGATTTCAAGGGTCCGACAAAAGCTACCACGACAAAGCTTGTCTACCAGATCTTTGATACTTTCTTCGAAGAGCAGATCGATCAGAATAATAAAGATGGAGGTGCCAAGAGGCAGCGCTGTGGGGTCTGCGAG GTGTGCCAAGCCCCTGATTGTGGTAAATGCTCTTCATGTAAGGACATGATCAAATTTGGAGGAAGTGGTCGCAGCAAGCAGGCCTGTCAAAAGAGGAG ATGTCCCAATATGGCGGTGAAGGAAGCAGAGGATGATGAGAATATAGATGAGGAAGAGGTTTTGCCGCTTCTTAAAGATGCACCGAAGAAGATGTCCCAAGCAAAgaaaaagcagacaaagaaCAAGATTGCTTGGGTGGGAGACCCCATTAGG ACTGAAGGAAAGCGTGACTACTATATGAAGGTGCGTGTGGAAAATGAGGTGCTGGAAGTTGGAGACTGTGTGTCCGTCAGCCCAGATGACCCCTCTCATGCACTCTACCTCGCTAG gatTACAGCTTTGTGGGAGGAGAGTGAGATGATGTTTCATGCACACTGGTTCTGCCGTGGCACAGACACCGTTCTGGGCGAATCCTCGGACCCTCTGGAGCTCTTCCTTGTGGATGAGTGTGAGGACATGCAGCTGAGCTTTGTGCATGGCAAGGTCAATGTGCTCTACAAGGCACCTTCAGAGGACTGGTTCAtggag GGTGGTCTTGTTGATGACATAAAGGTCATTGAGGATGACGGAAAAAGCTTCTTTTATCAGCTATGGTACGATGGGGATTTTGCTCGGTTTGAGACGCCACCCAAGGTCATCCCAGAGGAAGACTCCAAATACAA GTTCTGTGCCAGCTGCACTAGAAATATAGAGCAGCAGGAACGGGAGACGCCGTGTGTCTTCGATCCCTTGGAGGATGAGGAGAGTGACACTAAAATCTTATATTCCCTGGCTTGCCTGAAGGGGGAGCAATACAGAGTGGGAGACAGCGTATACTTGCCACCTGAGGCTTTCAACTTTGG GGTGAAGGCTGCAAGCCCTGTCAAACGTCCTCACCGAAAAGAGGATGTGGATGAGGACCTTTATCCAGAATACTACAGGAAGTCCTCGGATTACATCAAGGGATCCAATCTGGATGCGCCAGAACCGTTCCGTATCGGGCGCATTAAAGAGATCTATTGTACCAAGCGTAGCAATGGAAAGTCAGCAGATGCGTCGGACGTCAAACTGCGCGTTTACAAATTTTACAG ACCAGAGAACACTCATAAGGGTCCAAAGGCAGGCTACCACACTGATATAAACCAGCTTTACTGGAGTGATGAAGAGGTGTCTGTGAACATGGCAGATGTTCTGGGTCGCTGTCGTGTGGAGTACGGGGAGGACCTGGTGGAGAGTGTGCAAGAGTATTCCAGCGGTGGACCTGATCGGTTCTACTTCCTAGAG GCCTACAGCGCCAAATCAAAAACATTCGAAGACCCACCAAACCATGCCCGCTCTGTTGTAAACAAGGGcaaaggaaaaggaaagggaaaag GTAAAGGGAAAGGAAAAGCTTCCTCACAGGATGCCCATGAGCAGGAGACTCCAGAGCTCAAAGCTTCTAAACTGCGTACGCTGGATGTGTTCTCTGGCTGTGGTGGTCTGTCTGAAGGCTTCCACCAAGCAG GTATCTCTGAGACCCACTGGGCCATCGAGATGTGGGATCCTGCTGCACAGGCCTTCAGGCTGAATAACCCAGGCACCACAGTGTTCACAGAAGACTGCAACGTTCTGCTGAAGCTGGTGATGGCTGGAGAGAAGACCAACTCCCTGGGCCAGAAACTCCCTCAGAAGGGTGATGTGGAGATGCTGTGTGGAGGGCCGCCATGCCAAGGTTTCAGTGGAATGAACCGCTTCAACTCTCGCACTTACTCAAAGTTTAAGAACTCCCTTGTTGTCTCTTATCTGAG TTACTGTGACTACTACAGGCCGAAGTTCTTCCTGTTGGAAAACGTCCGAAACTTTGTGTCCTTTAAGCGCTCCATGGTCTTGAAACTCACACTGCGTTGTCTAGTGCGCATGGGCTACCAGTGCACGTTTGGTGTCCTCCAA GCAGGGCAGTATGGGGTGGCCCAGACACGGCGCAGGGCAATTATACTGGCTGCTGCTCCGGGTGAGAAACTCCCACGCTACCCAGAACCACTGCACGTGTTCGCTCCAAGAGCGTGCTCCCTCAGTGTAGTGGTTGATGACAAAAAATACGTCTCCAACGTAACCAG agGGAATGGCGGTATCTATCGAACCATTACGGTCCGGGACACCATGTCTGACCTCCCAGAGATCCGTAACGGAGCCTCTGCTCTGGAGATTTCCTACAACGGCGAGCCACAATCCTGGTTCCAGAGACACATTCGGGGGGCACAATACCAGCCTATTCTCAGGGACCATATCTGCAAG GACATGAGTGCCCTAGTGGAAGCACGCATGCGTCACATCCCCCTCGCACCAGGCTCTGACTGGAGAGACCTGCCCAACATCGAGGTGCGGCTACGGGACGGAACCCCAACAAAGAAGCTTCGGTACACGCACCTGGACAAGAAAAACGGCCGCAGCGGCACCGGTGCACTGAGAggagtgtgtacgtgtgctgGAG GTAAACCATGTGACCCAGCAGACAGGCAGTTCAACACACTGATCCCGTGGTGTTTGCCTCACACGGGTAATCGTCATAACCACTGGGCTGGACTGTATGGCAGGCTCGAGTGGGACGGCTTCTTCAGCACCACAGTCACCAACCCTGAGCCCATGGGCAAGCAG gGGCGTGTGTTGCATCCGGAGCAGCACCGTGTGGTCAGTGTTAGAGAATGCTCTCGCTCGCAAGGTTTCCCCGATACATACCGCTTCTTCGGCAACATCCTGGACAAACACCGACAG GTCGGAAACGCCGTGCCACCACCTCTTTCCAAAGCCATCGGACTTGAAATCAAGAAATGTGTTCTGGAGAAGATGAAGGAGAACGCTACAG AGCCTGTGAAACCAGAGAAGATGGAGGTGTGA